A window of the Microbulbifer aggregans genome harbors these coding sequences:
- a CDS encoding autotransporter domain-containing protein: MKRNSFSRLVCAIGLASMAVPAVGANCNSTGRLIYVGATFDQTRSVWLSLTSPGSFGLQVVNTKDIVDQWSRANAGPHISVSPVLVFSNGGTHALLDLSGDKPCTIDNQNQKADPIILPQFPGTKPIPPIGVIPPPDFVGITPEVPVAPPGVGITPEVPVIRPPATGITPEVPTLRPPGTGITPEVPTLRPPGVGIRPEIPIAPEVPISPLPPTGITPQVPVDPETPVATLPPTGVTPEVPVDPESPIGTLPPTGVTPEVPVDPENPIATLPPTGITPEVPVDPENPIATLPPTGITPEVPVDPENPVATLPPTGITPEVPVDPENPVATLPPTGVTPEVPVDPERPIGTRPSEVEDEVTAAQERDKAPLRWVVCVDPLSGQYVNATYAGNQVYCPDGYRGQWYESYDTGKSDLPLAAHFSGEYLTQTVRESQDWDLWSDVDHTELRDRRGNRNFDSNESRLSFGAHRSIGKSSFLGGAVAVSRYEGEGFRGFLESRSDRISIGPYFGHYLSNSLALNSNLNYSYTESETSLASFRGNSETDEWFFNIGIEGYYPWQEWGFQPRAYLNYSYAETENSSLRGLFLGEVLELDTRDTNNSISYSETSMVIFRRFSLNRQSVAAAYIELGSRMAFELANDVDVARGITSGGYQATSKFSGLARVGAQWYMSESSFMEAEISQENISGEGLEVWRARLLFSHTF; this comes from the coding sequence ATGAAAAGGAATTCATTTTCGAGGCTCGTGTGTGCCATCGGCCTCGCCTCCATGGCTGTTCCGGCGGTCGGAGCAAACTGCAATTCCACCGGCAGGCTGATCTATGTTGGAGCAACATTCGACCAGACTCGCTCTGTATGGCTATCACTCACATCTCCCGGTAGTTTTGGCCTGCAGGTCGTAAATACAAAGGATATTGTTGACCAGTGGAGCCGCGCTAACGCTGGGCCGCACATCTCAGTTTCCCCGGTTTTGGTGTTCAGTAACGGCGGCACTCATGCCCTCCTTGATCTCAGCGGCGATAAACCCTGCACCATCGACAACCAAAACCAAAAAGCCGACCCAATCATTCTTCCACAGTTCCCGGGAACCAAACCGATACCACCTATCGGAGTAATTCCCCCGCCGGACTTCGTTGGAATTACTCCCGAGGTTCCTGTTGCCCCACCGGGAGTTGGGATCACGCCTGAAGTGCCTGTCATCCGCCCCCCAGCGACTGGCATCACGCCCGAGGTGCCGACCCTCAGACCGCCCGGTACAGGAATTACTCCAGAGGTGCCAACCCTCAGGCCGCCCGGTGTCGGTATCAGGCCAGAGATTCCCATCGCACCTGAAGTCCCAATCTCGCCGCTGCCACCCACCGGAATTACTCCCCAGGTTCCGGTGGATCCTGAAACTCCAGTAGCAACATTGCCACCCACTGGTGTTACTCCCGAAGTCCCCGTCGACCCAGAGAGTCCAATCGGAACGCTGCCACCCACCGGGGTTACGCCTGAAGTACCCGTCGACCCTGAGAACCCGATCGCAACACTGCCACCCACCGGTATTACACCGGAAGTACCCGTCGACCCTGAGAACCCGATCGCCACGCTGCCACCCACCGGAATTACGCCGGAAGTACCCGTCGACCCAGAGAACCCGGTCGCCACGCTGCCACCCACCGGTATTACACCGGAAGTACCCGTCGACCCTGAGAACCCGGTCGCCACGCTGCCACCCACAGGTGTAACGCCTGAAGTACCCGTCGACCCAGAGCGACCTATCGGCACGCGCCCTTCCGAAGTTGAAGATGAGGTAACTGCAGCTCAGGAGCGGGATAAAGCTCCTCTACGATGGGTTGTTTGCGTGGACCCGCTGTCCGGTCAATACGTGAACGCGACCTACGCCGGCAACCAGGTCTATTGCCCCGATGGTTACCGGGGGCAATGGTATGAGTCATACGACACCGGAAAGTCCGACCTTCCCCTTGCCGCCCACTTCTCCGGTGAATACCTAACCCAAACCGTGAGGGAGTCCCAAGATTGGGATCTCTGGAGTGATGTGGACCATACCGAACTGAGGGATCGAAGGGGGAACAGGAACTTCGATTCAAATGAGTCCCGCCTGAGCTTTGGAGCACACCGGTCAATTGGAAAAAGCAGCTTCCTTGGTGGTGCGGTAGCAGTATCCCGCTATGAAGGTGAGGGCTTCAGAGGGTTTCTGGAATCTCGCTCTGATCGCATTTCGATCGGCCCATATTTTGGCCACTACCTCAGTAACAGCCTGGCACTCAACTCCAATCTCAATTATTCCTACACGGAATCAGAGACATCTCTGGCTTCTTTTCGCGGCAACAGTGAAACAGATGAATGGTTCTTCAACATCGGCATTGAGGGCTATTACCCCTGGCAGGAATGGGGATTCCAGCCACGCGCCTACCTAAATTATTCATATGCGGAAACCGAAAACTCCAGCCTGCGCGGCCTCTTTCTTGGAGAAGTACTGGAATTGGATACCAGGGACACTAATAACAGTATCAGTTACTCGGAGACCAGCATGGTTATTTTCCGACGCTTCTCCCTTAACAGGCAGAGCGTCGCCGCGGCATATATAGAACTCGGGTCAAGGATGGCGTTTGAACTGGCTAACGATGTCGATGTCGCCCGTGGAATCACCAGCGGCGGCTATCAGGCAACCTCGAAATTCAGTGGCCTGGCCAGGGTTGGGGCACAGTGGTATATGTCGGAGTCCAGCTTCATGGAAGCCGAAATCTCACAGGAAAATATTTCGGGGGAAGGTCTGGAAGTCTGGCGTGCACGACTGTTGTTCTCGCATACCTTTTAG
- a CDS encoding M3 family metallopeptidase, translating to MRQSLIALSVAAAIAAAAGCSKEASQAPTVDENVQAQASVAADAKSSVVASNPLLAEWTGPYGGVPAFDKMRVEDLKPAMEFAMAENLREIDAIAANPEPATFANTIAELERSGAELDRVFAYYGIWSANMSSPEFRKVQGELAPKLADFQSKIIQNDALFQRVKAIYDVRTDSDLTSEQQRVVELIYNQFANNGATLTGEAKERYAAINKRLAELHTKFANNVLADEEGYTLFLRSDQLSGLPESFVKAAAALAEEQGQKGNYAITNTRSSMDPFLTYSDNRELREKVWNNYYSRGDNGGEHDNNAIIAEILKLRDERVELLGFENYAQWRLQDRMAKTPERAMELMEAVWPAAVARVEEEVADMQALADEEGADITIKPWDYRYYAEKVRKAKYDLNSDEVKQYLQLDKLREAMFYVAGELFNFEFSPVEEGSVPVFHEDVKVWEVTDKTSGEHIGLWYLDPFARTGKRSGAWATMYRDHTTFDGKTNVLSSNNSNFIKGAPGEPVLVSWDDASTFFHEFGHALHFLASNVSYPTLNGGVRDYTEFQSQLLERWLSTDEVIDNYLVHYKTGEPIPEELVAKIKKASKFNQGFATTEYLASALVDMKFHTADPEGIDPDKFERETLEKLGMPDELVMRHRTPHFGHIFSGEGYSAGYYGYMWADVLTSDAAEAFAEAEGGFYDKAVAKKLVDHLFAPRNAVDPAEAYRAFRGRDARIEALMRDRGFPVPEEKSEAKKTTVAVKD from the coding sequence ATGCGCCAATCACTGATCGCGCTTTCCGTCGCCGCCGCCATCGCTGCTGCCGCGGGTTGTAGCAAGGAGGCCTCGCAGGCCCCGACTGTGGACGAGAATGTCCAGGCTCAGGCCAGCGTCGCCGCTGATGCCAAGAGCTCCGTGGTCGCCAGCAATCCGCTCCTGGCCGAGTGGACCGGCCCCTACGGCGGTGTCCCTGCGTTCGACAAGATGCGCGTCGAGGACCTGAAGCCCGCGATGGAGTTCGCGATGGCCGAAAACCTGCGGGAGATCGATGCCATCGCCGCCAACCCGGAACCGGCTACCTTCGCCAACACCATTGCCGAACTCGAGCGCAGTGGAGCTGAGCTGGATCGCGTATTTGCCTACTACGGTATCTGGTCGGCGAATATGTCCTCCCCGGAGTTCCGCAAGGTGCAGGGCGAGCTGGCCCCGAAACTGGCAGATTTCCAGTCCAAGATCATCCAGAATGATGCGCTGTTCCAGCGCGTAAAAGCCATTTATGACGTACGCACTGACTCTGATCTGACTTCCGAGCAGCAGCGCGTGGTCGAGCTTATTTACAACCAGTTCGCCAATAATGGTGCCACCCTGACCGGGGAGGCCAAAGAGCGCTACGCAGCAATCAATAAGCGCCTGGCTGAGCTGCATACCAAGTTTGCAAACAATGTGCTGGCGGATGAAGAGGGTTACACCCTGTTCTTGCGCAGCGATCAGCTGAGTGGCCTGCCGGAGTCTTTTGTGAAGGCTGCAGCTGCCCTGGCTGAGGAGCAGGGCCAGAAGGGCAACTATGCGATTACCAACACGCGCTCTTCCATGGATCCGTTCCTGACTTATTCCGATAACCGCGAGCTGCGTGAAAAGGTTTGGAACAACTATTACAGCCGTGGCGATAACGGCGGTGAGCACGACAACAACGCCATCATTGCCGAGATTCTGAAACTGCGTGATGAGCGTGTAGAACTGCTGGGCTTCGAAAACTACGCGCAATGGCGTCTGCAGGACCGTATGGCCAAGACCCCCGAGCGCGCCATGGAGCTGATGGAGGCCGTATGGCCGGCTGCAGTGGCCCGTGTAGAGGAAGAGGTTGCCGACATGCAGGCCCTGGCGGACGAAGAGGGTGCGGATATCACCATCAAGCCGTGGGATTACCGTTACTACGCCGAGAAAGTGCGCAAGGCCAAGTACGACCTGAACTCTGACGAGGTGAAGCAGTACCTGCAGCTGGACAAACTGCGTGAGGCGATGTTCTACGTCGCCGGCGAGTTGTTCAACTTCGAGTTCAGCCCGGTAGAAGAGGGCAGCGTGCCGGTCTTCCACGAAGATGTAAAAGTCTGGGAAGTTACCGACAAGACCTCCGGCGAGCATATCGGCCTTTGGTACCTGGATCCGTTTGCCCGCACCGGCAAGCGTTCTGGTGCGTGGGCGACGATGTACCGCGATCACACCACCTTCGACGGCAAGACCAACGTATTGTCTTCCAACAACTCCAACTTCATCAAAGGTGCACCGGGCGAGCCCGTGCTGGTGAGCTGGGACGATGCTTCCACCTTCTTCCATGAGTTCGGACACGCGCTGCACTTCCTGGCGTCCAATGTGAGCTACCCGACCCTGAACGGCGGTGTTCGCGATTACACCGAGTTCCAGTCACAGCTGCTGGAGCGCTGGTTGTCCACTGATGAGGTCATCGACAACTACCTGGTGCATTACAAGACCGGTGAGCCGATCCCCGAGGAGCTGGTAGCCAAGATCAAGAAGGCGTCCAAGTTCAATCAGGGCTTTGCTACCACCGAGTACCTGGCCTCTGCGCTGGTGGACATGAAGTTCCACACCGCTGATCCCGAGGGTATCGACCCGGACAAGTTCGAGCGTGAGACCCTGGAAAAGCTGGGCATGCCGGATGAGCTGGTGATGCGTCACCGTACACCGCACTTCGGCCACATCTTCTCTGGTGAGGGCTATTCCGCGGGTTACTACGGCTACATGTGGGCCGATGTACTGACCTCCGATGCAGCCGAAGCTTTTGCAGAAGCCGAAGGCGGTTTCTATGACAAGGCCGTGGCCAAGAAACTGGTTGATCACCTGTTTGCACCACGCAATGCGGTAGATCCGGCAGAGGCGTATCGCGCTTTCCGCGGCCGCGATGCCCGTATCGAGGCTCTGATGCGTGACCGCGGTTTCCCGGTCCCGGAAGAGAAGTCCGAGGCGAAGAAAACCACTGTTGCCGTAAAGGACTGA